The Methanolobus sp. WCC4 genome includes the window GTTCCTGTTCATCCGGTCCTCATAGTATTTCCAGTCCAGATACACTGACATGATGCGCTGTTCAACATCCATCTTCAGGCTGCTGTCCCTTTCAAATATCAGGACATTGGGCCTTATAACCTCAAAACTAAGTACAGGTGGAGTGTCATTGAGCACTACCACGTCTATCTTATCACTTTTCAGCAGGTCTGAGAGTTTCCCTATCAGGTCAATCCGTTTACGGATCCTTTCTTTCCCTGTCAATGTCTCAGAAAGATAGACACCGATGTCCACATCACTTAACGGACCTGCCGTATCCTCTGCCAGCGAACCAAAAAGATAGGCAAGCTCAACTGACTCTTCATCAGGGAAGAATCCTTCCAGAA containing:
- a CDS encoding nucleotidyltransferase domain-containing protein produces the protein MIERAPCHDKKEIITLLEGFFPDEESVELAYLFGSLAEDTAGPLSDVDIGVYLSETLTGKERIRKRIDLIGKLSDLLKSDKIDVVVLNDTPPVLSFEVIRPNVLIFERDSSLKMDVEQRIMSVYLDWKYYEDRMNRNLLKRITEKGLA